In the Magnetospira sp. QH-2 genome, one interval contains:
- a CDS encoding UPF0262 family protein, producing the protein MNSEETARIIQVTLDEKTVVRRSPQVEHERAVAIYDLLEENLFDVVDEQGPFILKLGIQDNRLVFDLHSEAGDPLRKFTLPTSPFRTIIKDYFMVCETYYTAIKSAGTQQIEAIDMGRRGLHNDGAEVLKERLAEYAEIDDNTARRLFTLICVLHIRG; encoded by the coding sequence ATGAACAGCGAGGAGACGGCCCGTATCATCCAGGTCACCCTCGACGAAAAGACCGTTGTCCGGCGCAGCCCGCAGGTGGAACACGAACGCGCCGTCGCCATCTATGACCTGCTGGAAGAAAACCTGTTCGATGTGGTCGATGAACAGGGCCCGTTCATCCTCAAACTAGGCATTCAAGACAACCGCCTGGTCTTCGACCTGCATTCCGAGGCCGGGGATCCGTTGCGCAAGTTCACCCTGCCTACCTCGCCGTTCCGGACCATCATCAAAGACTATTTCATGGTCTGCGAGACCTATTATACAGCCATCAAGAGCGCCGGAACCCAACAGATTGAAGCCATCGACATGGGACGCCGCGGCCTGCACAACGATGGTGCGGAGGTGCTCAAGGAACGCCTAGCCGAGTACGCCGAGATCGACGACAACACCGCTCGGCGGCTGTTCACGCTGATTTGCGTCTTGCACATCAGGGGTTAG